The Desulfosoma caldarium genome has a window encoding:
- a CDS encoding CCA tRNA nucleotidyltransferase produces MENIPRIFEQMPDAVAGVAERLRQAGYAVWLVGGAVRDHVLGVPPADWDFSTNAPTQDILTILSPPYRVVTFGLRHGTAHVVTPDGMVEITSWALNGHGGIDKDLERRDLTINALAVSYPDGTLLDPFGGLKDLKARRLRGVVNPLERFREDPLRPLRAARLVSRYGFQVSRKTRAAMRDAAPWLRHVAVERIRDEFWKLLLGPHVMEGLDLCRRSGLMAVFLPELLEGWRKKQNSYHRYDIYRHTLLCVHHSPAQLRVRLAALLHDIGKPRVRAKVGGTYRFYGHEKQSALMARDILERWLTSKKLTDDVVLLVENHMVHDTDAWKDAAVRRLIRRVGLPLVDDLLELMRADRLAHGVPSEALNGVERLRARIRRILDEKPALSPKALAINGRDVMQVTGTPQGPEVGHILNQAFQLVLRDPAKNDRDFLLKWLEEKAMGVTS; encoded by the coding sequence ATGGAGAACATACCCCGTATTTTTGAGCAGATGCCCGATGCCGTGGCCGGTGTGGCCGAACGCCTGCGACAGGCGGGCTACGCCGTGTGGCTTGTGGGGGGCGCGGTACGGGACCACGTGCTGGGCGTACCTCCCGCCGACTGGGATTTTTCCACCAACGCTCCCACACAGGACATTCTCACGATCCTCAGTCCCCCTTATCGCGTGGTGACTTTCGGGTTGCGACACGGCACCGCTCATGTTGTCACACCGGACGGGATGGTGGAAATCACCTCATGGGCGCTCAATGGCCACGGGGGCATTGACAAAGATTTGGAACGGCGAGATTTGACCATTAACGCCTTGGCCGTCTCCTATCCCGACGGCACCCTTTTGGACCCCTTTGGCGGCTTGAAGGATCTGAAAGCGCGAAGGCTTCGAGGCGTGGTAAATCCGCTGGAACGATTCCGGGAAGATCCCCTGCGCCCCCTTCGAGCGGCCCGTCTGGTGAGTCGATACGGCTTTCAAGTGAGTCGCAAAACGCGGGCAGCGATGCGCGATGCGGCACCTTGGTTGCGCCACGTGGCCGTCGAAAGAATACGGGACGAATTCTGGAAGCTTCTTTTGGGACCTCACGTCATGGAAGGCTTGGACTTATGCCGCCGTTCAGGCCTGATGGCGGTTTTCCTTCCAGAGTTGCTGGAAGGTTGGAGAAAAAAACAAAACAGTTATCATCGCTACGACATCTACCGGCACACGCTCCTGTGTGTTCATCATAGCCCAGCGCAGCTGCGCGTGCGCTTGGCGGCCCTTTTGCACGATATTGGCAAGCCGCGCGTGCGCGCAAAGGTTGGCGGCACCTATCGTTTTTATGGTCATGAAAAACAAAGCGCCCTCATGGCTCGGGACATTCTGGAGCGCTGGCTCACTTCCAAAAAATTGACCGACGACGTGGTTCTTTTGGTGGAAAACCACATGGTGCATGATACCGACGCCTGGAAAGACGCGGCGGTGCGGCGGCTGATTCGCAGGGTCGGGCTGCCTCTGGTGGACGATTTGCTGGAGCTTATGCGAGCGGACCGGCTGGCCCACGGCGTGCCAAGTGAGGCTCTCAATGGCGTGGAGAGGCTTCGAGCTCGCATTCGACGGATTTTAGACGAGAAACCGGCCTTGAGCCCCAAGGCGCTTGCCATCAACGGCCGGGACGTGATGCAGGTGACCGGGACGCCTCAAGGCCCCGAAGTCGGTCACATTTTGAACCAAGCGTTTCAGCTGGTGCTCAGGGATCCTGCCAAAAACGACCGCGATTTTCTGTTAAAATGGCTGGAAGAAAAAGCCATGGGGGTCACATCTTGA